In the Plectropomus leopardus isolate mb chromosome 5, YSFRI_Pleo_2.0, whole genome shotgun sequence genome, one interval contains:
- the sptssb gene encoding serine palmitoyltransferase small subunit B, whose product MTFKNFREYLAWLYYQYLLITGIYVLEPWEKSIFNSILFSAIAMVVYTSYVFVPIHVRLALEFFSGIFGGQPESTMALIN is encoded by the coding sequence ATGACCTTCAAGAACTTTAGGGAGTACCTGGCCTGGCTGTACTACCAGTATCTGCTCATCACGGGCATCTATGTCCTGGAGCCCTGGGAAAAGTCCATCTTCAACTCCATTCTCTTCTCTGCCATCGCCATGGTGGTCTACACCTCCTATGTCTTTGTGCCCATCCACGTGCGCCTTGCACTGGAGTTTTTCTCTGGGATCTTTGGCGGCCAGCCTGAGAGCACTATGGCACTCATAAACTAA